The following coding sequences are from one Streptomyces sp. NBC_01294 window:
- a CDS encoding ATP-binding cassette domain-containing protein yields the protein MGPQAGGGTRMTTPLVKLTEVSKYYGNIRALQGVSLEVSAGEITCVLGDNGAGKSTLIKIIAGLHQHDAGTFEIEGEQTVLANPRAALDRGIATVYQDLAVVPLMPVWRNFFLGSEPTRGRGPFRRLDVDLMRETTRAELLRMGIDLRDVDQPIGTLSGGERQCVAIARAVYFGAKVLVLDEPTAALGVKQSGVVLKYVAAARDAGLGVVLITHNPHHAHLVGDRFVLLKRGTMAGSHTRDSITLDELTRQMAGGSELEELSHELERVAESGADATPTPAGPDGATGPAGTADPASRTTAPKRDDTTR from the coding sequence ATGGGTCCGCAAGCGGGCGGAGGCACGCGCATGACCACCCCCCTGGTGAAGCTGACCGAGGTCAGCAAGTACTACGGCAACATCCGCGCCCTCCAAGGGGTCTCCCTGGAGGTCTCGGCGGGCGAGATCACCTGTGTCCTCGGCGACAACGGCGCCGGCAAGTCCACCCTCATCAAGATCATTGCCGGGCTGCACCAGCACGACGCCGGCACCTTCGAGATCGAGGGCGAGCAGACCGTGCTCGCCAACCCGCGCGCGGCCCTGGACCGCGGCATCGCCACCGTCTACCAGGACCTCGCCGTCGTCCCGCTCATGCCCGTCTGGCGCAACTTCTTCCTCGGCTCCGAGCCCACCAGGGGACGCGGTCCCTTCCGCCGCCTCGACGTGGACCTCATGCGCGAGACCACCCGCGCCGAGCTGCTGCGGATGGGCATCGACCTGCGCGACGTCGACCAGCCCATCGGCACCCTGTCCGGCGGCGAGCGCCAGTGCGTGGCCATCGCCCGCGCCGTGTACTTCGGCGCGAAGGTCCTCGTACTCGACGAGCCCACCGCGGCCCTCGGCGTCAAGCAGTCCGGAGTGGTCCTCAAGTACGTCGCCGCCGCCCGCGACGCCGGGCTCGGCGTGGTCCTGATCACGCACAACCCGCACCACGCCCACCTGGTGGGGGACCGCTTCGTCCTCCTCAAGCGCGGCACCATGGCGGGCAGCCACACCCGCGACTCGATCACGCTCGACGAGCTCACCCGCCAGATGGCGGGCGGCTCCGAGCTGGAAGAGCTGAGCCACGAACTGGAGCGGGTGGCAGAATCAGGGGCAGACGCCACACCGACCCCGGCAGGTCCTGACGGCGCGACCGGCCCGGCGGGCACGGCCGACCCGGCTTCCCGCACCACCGCACCCAAGAGGGACGACACGACTCGATGA
- a CDS encoding ABC transporter permease codes for MSTHTGVDERLAPTSTVRKLLGRPELGSVVGAVAVFVFFSIAAPSFLQASSLSTILYSASTIGIMAAPVALLMIGGEFDLSAGVMVTTSALVSSMFSYQMTANVWVGVLVSLLVTLAIGFFNGFMLTRTKLPSFIITLGTFLMLTGLNLGFTKLISGTVSTKTIADMEGFSSARALFASQWTVGSVTLKITILWWLILVAVATWILLRTRAGNWIFAVGGGADAARATGVPVVKTRIGLYMGVALCAWISGQHILFSYDVVQSGEGVGNEFLYIIAAVIGGCLMTGGYGSAIGSAVGAFIFGMTSNGIVYAQWNPDWFKFFLGAMLLLATLLNAWVRKRAEARA; via the coding sequence ATGAGCACGCACACCGGCGTGGACGAACGGCTCGCGCCCACCTCCACCGTGCGCAAGCTGCTCGGCCGCCCGGAGCTGGGCTCGGTGGTCGGCGCCGTCGCCGTCTTCGTCTTCTTCTCCATCGCCGCGCCCAGCTTCCTGCAGGCGTCCAGCCTCAGCACGATCCTGTACTCGGCCTCCACCATCGGGATCATGGCCGCCCCGGTGGCCCTGCTGATGATCGGCGGGGAGTTCGACCTCTCCGCGGGTGTCATGGTCACGACCTCGGCGCTGGTGAGCTCGATGTTCAGCTACCAGATGACCGCCAACGTCTGGGTCGGCGTTCTGGTGTCGCTCCTGGTCACCCTGGCCATCGGCTTCTTCAACGGCTTCATGCTGACGCGTACGAAACTGCCCAGCTTCATCATCACGCTCGGCACCTTCCTGATGCTGACCGGCCTGAACCTCGGCTTCACCAAGCTGATCAGCGGCACGGTCTCCACCAAGACCATCGCCGACATGGAGGGCTTCTCCTCCGCCCGCGCCCTTTTCGCCTCGCAGTGGACCGTCGGCTCGGTCACCCTCAAGATCACCATCCTGTGGTGGCTGATCCTGGTCGCCGTCGCCACCTGGATCCTGCTGCGCACCCGCGCCGGGAACTGGATCTTCGCCGTGGGCGGCGGGGCCGACGCGGCCCGCGCGACCGGCGTGCCCGTCGTGAAGACCCGTATCGGCCTCTACATGGGCGTCGCCCTGTGCGCCTGGATCTCCGGCCAGCACATCCTCTTCTCGTACGACGTGGTCCAGTCGGGCGAGGGCGTGGGCAACGAGTTCCTCTACATCATCGCGGCCGTCATCGGCGGGTGTCTGATGACCGGCGGCTACGGCTCCGCCATCGGCTCGGCGGTCGGCGCCTTCATCTTCGGCATGACCAGCAACGGCATCGTCTACGCCCAGTGGAACCCGGACTGGTTCAAGTTCTTCCTCGGCGCGATGCTCCTCCTGGCCACGCTCCTCAACGCATGGGTCCGCAAGCGGGCGGAGGCACGCGCATGA
- a CDS encoding sugar ABC transporter substrate-binding protein — MARVRTGVRVVGAVLAAVLGASLAGCSSTGGKRAEERAKAEAQGRPAVSTPRWTFAMVTHAGDGDTFWDIVQKGAKEAAAKDNINFVYAHDDQAQQQAQFVQNAIDQKVDGIIVSLAKPEALKDVVAKAVKAGIPVVTVNSGSAQSAAYGALTHIGQDEQIAGEAVGTELSKRGKKKAVCVLHEQGNVGHEQRCAGAKKTFSGTMENLYVEGTNMPSVQAAVQAKLQADPSIDAILTLGAPFAPTAVKAKDAAGSKAEVDTFDLNESVARDLASGALGFAVDQQPYLQGYEAVDLLWLYRYNANVLGGGRPVLTGPQIVTAAEAAKLEEFIKRGSR, encoded by the coding sequence GTGGCTAGGGTTCGGACAGGGGTGCGCGTCGTGGGCGCCGTGCTCGCGGCGGTACTGGGGGCCTCGCTCGCGGGCTGCAGCAGTACCGGCGGCAAGCGCGCCGAGGAGCGGGCGAAGGCCGAGGCGCAGGGCCGGCCCGCCGTCTCCACCCCGCGCTGGACCTTCGCGATGGTCACGCACGCGGGCGACGGCGACACCTTCTGGGACATCGTCCAGAAGGGCGCCAAGGAGGCCGCGGCGAAGGACAACATCAACTTCGTCTACGCCCACGACGACCAGGCGCAGCAGCAGGCGCAGTTCGTGCAGAACGCCATCGACCAGAAGGTCGACGGGATCATCGTGAGCCTGGCCAAGCCCGAGGCCCTCAAGGACGTCGTCGCCAAGGCCGTCAAGGCCGGCATCCCGGTGGTCACGGTCAATTCCGGCTCCGCCCAGTCCGCCGCGTACGGGGCGCTCACCCACATCGGCCAGGACGAGCAGATCGCCGGCGAGGCGGTCGGCACCGAGCTGAGCAAGCGCGGGAAGAAGAAGGCCGTCTGCGTCCTGCACGAGCAGGGCAACGTCGGCCACGAACAGCGCTGCGCCGGGGCCAAGAAGACCTTCTCCGGCACCATGGAGAACCTGTACGTCGAGGGCACCAACATGCCCTCCGTCCAGGCGGCCGTGCAGGCCAAGCTGCAGGCGGACCCGTCCATCGACGCGATCCTGACCCTCGGCGCTCCCTTCGCCCCCACCGCGGTCAAGGCGAAGGACGCGGCGGGCAGCAAGGCCGAGGTGGACACCTTCGACCTGAACGAGTCCGTCGCCCGCGACCTCGCGTCCGGCGCCCTCGGCTTCGCCGTCGACCAGCAGCCCTACCTCCAGGGCTACGAGGCCGTCGACCTGCTCTGGCTCTACCGCTACAACGCGAACGTGCTCGGCGGCGGCCGCCCGGTGCTCACCGGACCGCAGATCGTCACGGCCGCCGAGGCCGCCAAGCTGGAGGAGTTCATCAAGCGGGGCAGCCGATGA
- a CDS encoding Gfo/Idh/MocA family protein, giving the protein MRIGLIGTGRIGSFHAAVLARHPEAGSLLLADADPARAARLADRLGATAAPSVEQVFTWGVDAVVVASATEAHADLVVRAVRGGLPVFCEKPLAPDLKRSLAALREVAAAGGLLQVGFMRRFDAGYGTARELVRSGSLGRLHTVRTMTADPAPPAAAYLATSGGLYRDCLVHDFDMVRWVTGHEVVEVYAAGSDAGPALFRETGDIDTAAAVLTLDDGTLVTATGTRCNGAGYDVRMELAGELDQVSVGLDDRTPIASTEPHGPPPASKPWTGFLERFAPAYEAELAAFVQLVRGGGPNPCDGREALAAFRIAEACELSRRERRRVRLEELPDLPVL; this is encoded by the coding sequence ATGCGCATCGGGCTGATCGGAACGGGCCGGATCGGGTCCTTCCACGCGGCGGTACTGGCCCGCCACCCAGAGGCGGGCTCGCTCCTGCTCGCGGACGCCGATCCCGCGCGGGCGGCACGCCTCGCCGACCGGCTCGGGGCCACCGCCGCGCCCTCCGTGGAGCAGGTCTTCACCTGGGGCGTGGACGCGGTCGTGGTGGCGTCCGCGACCGAGGCACACGCGGACCTCGTCGTACGGGCGGTCCGCGGCGGGCTGCCGGTCTTCTGCGAGAAACCGCTGGCCCCGGACCTGAAACGGTCCCTCGCGGCGCTGCGGGAGGTCGCCGCCGCGGGCGGGCTGCTCCAGGTGGGCTTCATGCGCCGCTTCGACGCGGGCTACGGCACGGCCCGCGAGCTGGTCCGTTCGGGCTCCCTGGGACGGCTGCACACCGTCCGGACGATGACGGCCGATCCGGCGCCGCCGGCCGCCGCGTACCTGGCGACCTCCGGCGGGCTCTACCGGGACTGCCTGGTGCACGACTTCGACATGGTGCGCTGGGTGACCGGGCACGAGGTGGTCGAGGTGTACGCGGCCGGGTCGGACGCGGGGCCCGCCCTGTTCCGGGAGACGGGCGACATCGACACGGCGGCCGCGGTGCTGACGCTGGACGACGGCACCCTGGTCACGGCGACCGGAACCCGTTGCAACGGCGCCGGCTACGACGTGCGGATGGAGCTGGCCGGGGAGCTGGACCAGGTCTCGGTCGGGCTGGACGACCGGACGCCGATCGCCTCGACCGAACCGCACGGCCCGCCCCCGGCGAGCAAGCCGTGGACGGGCTTCCTGGAACGGTTCGCCCCGGCGTACGAGGCCGAGCTGGCGGCCTTCGTGCAGCTGGTGCGCGGCGGGGGCCCCAATCCCTGCGACGGCCGGGAGGCGCTCGCCGCGTTCCGGATCGCGGAGGCCTGCGAACTCTCGCGCCGGGAGCGGCGCCGGGTCCGGCTGGAGGAGCTCCCGGACCTGCCGGTCCTCTGA
- a CDS encoding DMT family transporter — MTVISPAPEAAPRRAWLADLPVLAVAVVWGGSYLAAKGITTTHTVIAVLVLRFALVLPVLVVAGWARLRALGPAQLRGAGGLGLVLGGIFLLETYGVVHTSATNAGLIISLTMIFTPLAESAVRRRAPSAAFLGAAGVSVAGVVLLTQGAGFTAPGLGDLLILGAALARTLHVLLMARVEAVQDADSLSLTTVQLGGAVLVFALLAAVPGTGATPWAAAAGFGAAQWAGLAFLSVFCTLFAFFVQMWAVRRTSPSRVSLLLGTEPLWAAVAGIAIGGEHLGPLGYAGMALVLVGTAWGRRAVTSAAVPVPAAVPVPAPVTAPAAG; from the coding sequence ATGACCGTGATCTCGCCGGCCCCCGAAGCCGCCCCCCGCCGGGCCTGGCTCGCCGATCTGCCCGTGCTGGCCGTCGCCGTCGTCTGGGGCGGCAGCTATCTCGCGGCCAAGGGCATCACCACCACGCACACCGTGATCGCCGTCCTGGTGCTCCGGTTCGCCCTGGTCCTGCCCGTCCTGGTCGTCGCCGGTTGGGCGCGGCTGCGCGCGCTCGGCCCGGCCCAGCTGCGCGGCGCCGGGGGACTGGGCCTCGTACTCGGCGGGATCTTCCTGCTGGAGACCTACGGGGTCGTCCACACCTCCGCGACCAACGCCGGGCTGATCATCAGCCTGACCATGATCTTCACTCCGCTCGCCGAATCCGCGGTGAGGCGGCGGGCGCCGTCCGCGGCCTTCCTCGGCGCCGCCGGCGTGTCCGTCGCGGGCGTCGTGCTGCTGACCCAGGGCGCCGGCTTCACCGCGCCCGGCCTCGGCGACCTGCTCATCCTCGGCGCCGCGCTCGCCCGCACCCTGCACGTCCTGCTGATGGCCCGGGTCGAGGCCGTGCAGGACGCCGACTCGCTGTCCCTGACCACCGTGCAGCTCGGCGGCGCCGTCCTCGTCTTCGCGCTGCTGGCCGCCGTGCCGGGGACCGGGGCGACGCCCTGGGCGGCCGCCGCCGGCTTCGGGGCCGCGCAGTGGGCGGGCCTGGCCTTCCTCTCCGTCTTCTGCACCCTCTTCGCCTTCTTCGTGCAGATGTGGGCCGTACGCCGTACCTCGCCCTCCCGGGTCAGCCTGCTGCTCGGCACCGAGCCCCTGTGGGCGGCCGTCGCCGGCATCGCCATCGGCGGCGAGCACCTGGGCCCGCTGGGCTACGCCGGCATGGCGCTGGTCCTCGTGGGCACCGCGTGGGGCCGCCGAGCGGTCACCTCCGCCGCCGTCCCAGTCCCCGCCGCTGTCCCCGTCCCTGCCCCCGTCACCGCCCCGGCCGCCGGCTGA